cccttctctccttctactgcccagcccgcaacctccgctcctccgccgctaatctcctcactgtacctcgttctcgcctgtcccgccatcgacccccggcccatgtcatcccccgggcctggaatgccctccctctgcccctccgccaagctagctctcttcctcccttcaaggccctgctgagagctcacctcctccaggaggccttcccagactgagccctttccttcctctccccctcttccccctctccgtccccccatcctacctccttcccttccccacagcacctgtatatatgtatatatggttgtacatatttattactctatttattttacttgtacatatctattctatttattttattttgttggtatgtttggttttgttctctgtctcccccttttagactgtgagcccactgttgggtagggactgtctctatgtgttgccaatttgtacttcccaagcacttagtacagtgctctgcacatagtaagtgctcaataaatacgattgattgattgattgattgattggttagtacagtgctctgcacatagtaagcactcaataaatacaattgatgatgatgatgatgataggcaccGGGGAGGGTGGAGCCAGTGGCTCCAGGAGGTGTCAGAGAACGATGAAGGTGCTGGCAGGCCAGTGGTGGTATGAGGCTAGTCAGCAAAGTCTGTCCCCACTGGTCCTCCCTGGAGATTAGGTGGCAGCATTGTCGCCAGATCCGGTGGTGGTCTCCCCTTCCCGCCCCGATTTCTTCCGGCCTGATGGATAGGACGGTCGGCCATGTCAGTGCAGGGCGGGTTGGCTCTggatggaggtgaggtgggagctgCCACTGCCGTGGGCCACCGCTTCCACTGGCCTCACCTGATCGGTGGCAGGACCCTCCACATCACTGGTTTTATGTCTTTTGGACAGAGGTCCATCATCATCCAGGGAGTGGGGCAGCttccagggctggggaggggccggtGGCACAGGCGTTGGTATGAATGTGGGCACAACTATGGCAGTGGCCACTGGCTGGGAAGGGCGGACCACCTCCGAGGCTCTGTGGCACCTGAACCCCCTGATTACCTGGGTTACGAACGAGGCCCGACGTCCCAGCCTCGTCACCTTCGCCAGTTCCGGACGCTTCTTTCTGGGCCTCTTGAGTTTCTTCCTGGGAGGCCCAGGCTCCTTCTTGTCCCTGTGGGTCACCTCCTCATGGGCCCTCTTCCTGGGCCGGCAAGGGGCTGATGGTGCTGGTGCGGGTGCTGGAGTGGGCACTGCTATGGCCTGGGGGCGCTGGGGCACCTCCGAGGGTTTATAGCAGCGTATGCCTCGCACAACCCTTGTTACAAAGGATGCCCGGCGCCCGAGAGAGGTCATTCTGGCCTTCTCTGGCCTTGGCTTTCTAGCCTTTTTCCGCCTTTTAGCAGgggggccctcctcctcccctccctttgggTTTACCCCTTTAGGGGGCCTCTTCCTTGTCTGGGGATGGGCAGGTGGCAGCATCCCAACCTTGCTCTGTGCCAATGCAGGGTCCCCAAAAGCCTTCCACCGCAGTCTCTGCTCCCCACCTCGCTGGGTATAGCCCACGGTGGGGAGCTTGAGGCCCTGCAAAGGAAACAGAAGAGAAGACCCACCCCCCGGTCAGCAATGAGCCAGAGAGTATTTGTCAGAttgagaaggaagggcattccagacctgaGATGGGCCATGGactaggggtcggcagcaagatagaggcacagtgaggagcaaagtatgcaggctgggttgtagacagagcgaagtgaggtgagataggagggggcaaggggatgaagTGATAAGGGagggcccagggctgggggaaATGGGAGGCAGACCGCCCTCCACCCAGCCAACTCTTGGACTCTTCAGTGATAGGGAAACTCCAATAGTCTCTAGAGAGGCCCTACCTGCCAGGTGGCGATGAGTAGAGCCTGGCGATTCCTTCAGATGGTAGGGAAGACTCAACTTTGCCGTGATGGTTCATTGCTGTAGGAATGAGAGGTTGCTCTGGG
Above is a window of Tachyglossus aculeatus isolate mTacAcu1 chromosome 12 unlocalized genomic scaffold, mTacAcu1.pri SUPER_6_unloc_1, whole genome shotgun sequence DNA encoding:
- the LOC119921125 gene encoding translation initiation factor IF-2-like, translating into MLPPAHPQTRKRPPKGVNPKGGEEEGPPAKRRKKARKPRPEKARMTSLGRRASFVTRVVRGIRCYKPSEVPQRPQAIAVPTPAPAPAPSAPCRPRKRAHEEVTHRDKKEPGPPRKKLKRPRKKRPELAKVTRLGRRASFVTQC